The following proteins are encoded in a genomic region of Sorangiineae bacterium MSr12523:
- a CDS encoding acyl carrier protein, whose protein sequence is MIDERIYERVYDFIVENYLGGEGEELDHDTPLLKLGILDSMRMIELLTFLETECGVFVHGRDILAANFKTLKNIADLAVRIRDTSDGLGRAP, encoded by the coding sequence ATGATTGACGAGCGAATCTACGAACGCGTCTACGATTTCATCGTGGAAAATTATCTGGGAGGGGAAGGGGAAGAACTCGATCACGATACGCCGCTGCTCAAGCTGGGCATCCTCGATTCGATGCGCATGATCGAATTGCTCACATTCCTGGAGACGGAATGCGGGGTGTTCGTCCACGGACGTGACATTCTGGCGGCTAATTTCAAAACGCTGAAGAATATCGCAGACCTCGCCGTGCGCATTCGGGATACATCGGATGGTCTCGGTCGAGCACCTTGA
- a CDS encoding cytochrome P450 — MAMSDTIPPMFDPFEPGFFDDPYPQYRLLRDEDPVHEHPMLRLWFLTRYEDVSAVLRAGLSVEARSLTTGDVFEQSEALSGTRALVDNHSMLERDPPDHTRLRSLVAKVFTRRAVAALEPEIARLVDDALERLACAGTADLVETLAFPLPFTVISRMLGMPPTDSTRIRELSGALVRSWEPIADSEIMDTLIHASAELMQIIRSLIDWKRRHPADDLLTALIAAEHEGTVLSEDELVSQVVLLYVAGHETTVNLIANGVVALLRNPDQLELLRSQPHLASNAVEEVLRYDTPVQLTRRITIAPHTIGDKEIPAGSLIIPCLGSANRDERFFGSSADQLRIERPEARSQISFGVGPHRCVGAALARLQGRIAIERLVKRFPNLSLADDVAWNNRINLRGAARVPVSV, encoded by the coding sequence ATGGCGATGAGCGATACCATCCCGCCGATGTTCGATCCGTTCGAGCCGGGGTTCTTCGACGATCCGTATCCGCAGTACCGATTGCTGCGGGACGAGGATCCGGTTCACGAGCATCCGATGCTGCGACTGTGGTTCCTAACTCGGTATGAGGATGTGTCCGCCGTGCTCCGTGCCGGGCTGTCCGTCGAGGCGCGAAGTCTCACCACGGGTGACGTCTTCGAACAGAGCGAAGCGCTATCCGGGACGCGTGCGTTGGTGGACAACCATTCCATGCTCGAACGGGATCCACCCGACCACACGAGGCTGCGCTCTCTGGTGGCAAAGGTGTTCACCCGCAGGGCAGTCGCTGCACTCGAACCCGAGATCGCGCGCCTCGTCGATGATGCACTCGAGCGGCTGGCGTGCGCCGGTACCGCGGACCTCGTCGAGACATTGGCTTTCCCGCTGCCGTTTACGGTGATCTCTCGAATGCTTGGCATGCCCCCCACCGATTCGACGCGAATCCGCGAGCTGAGCGGAGCCCTGGTGCGCTCGTGGGAGCCCATTGCGGACAGCGAGATCATGGACACGCTCATTCACGCGAGCGCGGAACTGATGCAGATTATCCGCTCGCTGATCGACTGGAAGCGCCGCCATCCGGCCGATGACCTGCTTACCGCACTGATCGCGGCCGAGCACGAAGGCACGGTGCTCAGCGAAGACGAACTCGTCTCCCAGGTTGTCCTCCTTTATGTGGCGGGGCATGAGACGACCGTCAACCTCATCGCCAATGGCGTCGTCGCCCTACTCCGGAACCCCGACCAGCTCGAGTTGCTGCGGTCGCAGCCACACCTGGCCTCGAACGCCGTCGAAGAGGTTCTGCGCTACGACACCCCCGTCCAGTTGACCCGCCGCATCACGATCGCCCCTCACACGATAGGAGACAAGGAGATCCCGGCCGGCTCGTTGATCATCCCTTGTCTCGGCTCGGCCAACCGAGACGAGCGCTTTTTCGGATCGAGCGCGGACCAGCTGCGGATCGAACGGCCCGAGGCCCGCAGCCAAATATCCTTTGGCGTTGGGCCGCACCGCTGCGTGGGCGCCGCCCTCGCGCGGCTCCAAGGCAGGATCGCCATCGAACGCTTGGTCAAACGGTTTCCCAACCTATCTCTTGCGGATGACGTCGCGTGGAACAACCGCATCAACCTGCGCGGCGCCGCCCGAGTGCCCGTAAGTGTGTAA
- a CDS encoding phytanoyl-CoA dioxygenase family protein: MVSFGDLTSKGYVLLRSFLTQEELQALRSDFESLRRTSRGASEVQMVALDTQRQFEDKLAAIATAVHADTGIRADARAEAGYFATSTGLAFPWHQDYGSYFIFQQHTDYLNFYIPIVKPDLETSNLSIVPFDALTKSAPDEGAKLVGGGACRFLPMAEDGTTRVVDDEVGQSFTLPVHLDALAVTPRLVAGDLLLLRGDMIHKTQDGATDRVAVSFRRVGTHRILKRSRLLQGGPTKQAILAASRALYGPIQHFFARTRKDEASTGEYLAFAERLMSTSFAEPHYVQSRSVHHIANERIVG, translated from the coding sequence ATGGTCTCCTTTGGGGATCTCACGAGTAAGGGTTACGTCCTCCTACGCTCCTTTTTGACGCAAGAGGAATTGCAGGCGCTCCGCAGTGACTTCGAGTCACTGCGGCGCACTTCGCGCGGTGCGAGCGAGGTGCAGATGGTGGCGCTCGATACGCAGCGCCAATTCGAGGACAAGTTGGCCGCCATCGCGACGGCCGTGCACGCGGACACGGGAATTCGCGCGGACGCTCGGGCGGAGGCCGGTTACTTTGCGACGTCGACGGGTTTGGCTTTCCCGTGGCATCAAGACTACGGGAGCTATTTCATCTTTCAGCAGCACACTGACTACCTCAACTTTTACATCCCGATCGTCAAACCCGATCTGGAGACGTCGAACCTCAGCATTGTGCCATTCGATGCCCTCACGAAGAGTGCCCCCGACGAGGGCGCGAAGCTCGTTGGAGGCGGTGCGTGCCGTTTTTTGCCCATGGCCGAGGACGGAACGACGCGGGTCGTCGACGATGAGGTCGGCCAATCGTTTACACTGCCGGTCCATCTGGATGCTCTGGCCGTCACACCGAGGCTCGTTGCCGGGGATCTCTTGCTGCTCCGCGGCGACATGATTCACAAGACACAGGACGGGGCCACGGACCGAGTCGCGGTGTCTTTTCGGAGGGTCGGTACGCATCGAATCCTCAAGAGATCTCGATTGCTCCAGGGCGGGCCGACCAAGCAGGCCATCCTCGCCGCAAGTCGAGCGCTGTATGGCCCGATTCAGCACTTCTTTGCGCGCACGCGGAAGGACGAAGCGAGCACGGGGGAATACCTCGCCTTCGCCGAGAGGCTCATGTCAACATCGTTTGCCGAGCCGCATTACGTGCAGAGCCGCTCGGTGCACCACATTGCAAACGAACGGATCGTCGGCTGA
- a CDS encoding AMP-binding protein yields the protein MTREISTLGETLDGVLGDILQARARQQPEQTAYIYLRGGELDEIRVTYAELDRQARAVAATIQAQCRPGARVIMLYPPGLEFVAAFFGCLYAGVIAVPAYPPRANRNLSRVHAIVEDCQAEIALTTAQIGRSTRDRWQHSTELRWIATDALQENVESRWQKSVIDRQDIAFLQYTSGSTGNPKGVMVSHGNLIHNLQCSRDRCDYSPSSIGVSWLPQFHDLGLIGGILLPIYVGYKAVLLAPTAFIQKPYRWLHAISHYRGTVTYGPNFSFELCVQKITSEQRETLDLRCLENVINGAEPILVRTLESFSETFGPCGFEKRAFRGGYGLAEGTVFVTTGHRLPNGPNVRTIRKAALEQHRVEDAADQNEDVQHIVGCGPAAEDQKLAIVNPDHHVRCNPDQIGEIWVKGPSVAQGYWNRPEASTATFRAMLKDTNEGPFLRTGDLGFLHDDELFITGRMKDLIIVRGRNHYPQDIERTVGEAHQALRLTCTAAFSISENDEERVVVVQEIKRDREGVDLERVLADIFQSIAEEHELSVHAILLVEEGDISKTSSGKIQRSVCKQRYQDGSFRVVQQASYAGVEEMDAEHGTRPRAAEILPDLPKEDWPHAIQSAVAEIVATLTGRAAETLDPNAPLTRLGVDSLRGVQLKTMLEEEFDIAIRMANIFGSPTVRRLAAMLLTQITRESNARVSAQCQATLEAPTKSQDTTHEESRPNETLRKIERELAEIEAQDDD from the coding sequence ATGACGCGCGAAATTTCGACCCTTGGCGAGACCTTGGATGGTGTGTTGGGCGACATCTTACAAGCGCGGGCCCGCCAGCAACCCGAGCAGACTGCCTACATCTATCTGAGAGGTGGTGAGCTCGACGAAATCAGGGTGACCTATGCCGAGCTGGATCGGCAGGCCCGGGCCGTTGCGGCCACGATACAGGCGCAGTGCCGGCCAGGTGCCCGGGTCATCATGCTCTACCCGCCGGGGCTGGAGTTCGTGGCAGCTTTTTTCGGCTGCCTTTACGCCGGAGTCATCGCGGTTCCAGCGTATCCACCTCGCGCGAATCGGAATTTGTCACGCGTGCACGCGATCGTCGAGGACTGCCAGGCCGAGATCGCACTGACCACCGCGCAGATCGGTAGGTCCACTCGGGACCGGTGGCAGCATTCGACCGAGCTGCGCTGGATTGCCACCGACGCACTGCAAGAGAACGTCGAATCGCGGTGGCAGAAGTCCGTCATCGATCGGCAGGACATCGCCTTTCTGCAGTATACTTCCGGCTCCACGGGGAACCCCAAAGGGGTGATGGTCTCTCATGGGAACCTCATTCACAATTTGCAGTGCAGCCGCGACCGCTGCGACTATTCGCCGTCCAGCATCGGCGTATCCTGGCTGCCCCAATTCCACGATCTCGGGCTGATCGGCGGTATTCTTCTTCCCATATACGTTGGCTACAAAGCGGTGCTCCTCGCGCCGACGGCGTTCATTCAAAAGCCTTATCGCTGGCTCCATGCGATTTCCCATTATCGGGGAACGGTCACGTACGGTCCCAACTTCTCGTTCGAACTCTGCGTGCAGAAGATCACCTCAGAACAGCGCGAGACGCTCGACCTTCGTTGCTTGGAGAATGTCATCAACGGCGCCGAGCCGATTCTCGTGCGAACGCTGGAGAGTTTTTCCGAGACGTTCGGTCCTTGCGGCTTCGAGAAACGCGCATTTCGCGGGGGCTACGGGCTTGCGGAAGGGACAGTTTTCGTCACCACCGGCCACAGGCTACCCAACGGCCCCAACGTGAGAACGATCCGCAAGGCGGCATTGGAGCAACATCGCGTGGAGGATGCGGCGGACCAAAACGAGGATGTGCAGCACATCGTGGGCTGCGGTCCCGCGGCGGAAGATCAAAAGCTCGCCATCGTGAATCCCGATCACCACGTGCGGTGCAATCCGGATCAGATTGGAGAGATTTGGGTCAAGGGCCCGAGTGTGGCGCAGGGCTATTGGAACCGGCCAGAAGCATCAACCGCTACGTTTCGGGCCATGTTGAAGGATACCAACGAGGGCCCCTTCCTCCGCACCGGCGATCTCGGCTTCCTGCACGACGATGAACTGTTCATCACGGGGCGGATGAAGGACCTGATCATCGTACGGGGGCGCAATCACTATCCGCAGGACATCGAGAGGACCGTAGGGGAGGCACACCAGGCTTTGAGGCTCACGTGCACCGCGGCGTTTTCCATTTCGGAGAACGACGAGGAGCGCGTCGTGGTCGTGCAAGAGATCAAGCGAGATCGTGAGGGCGTCGATCTCGAGCGGGTGCTCGCCGACATTTTCCAATCCATCGCCGAGGAGCACGAGTTGTCCGTGCATGCGATCCTCCTCGTCGAGGAGGGAGACATTAGCAAGACCTCGAGCGGAAAAATCCAAAGAAGCGTCTGCAAGCAGCGCTACCAAGACGGTAGCTTCCGCGTCGTACAGCAAGCGTCTTACGCGGGCGTGGAGGAGATGGACGCTGAGCATGGTACGAGGCCGAGGGCCGCTGAAATCTTGCCGGATCTCCCAAAGGAGGATTGGCCGCACGCAATCCAAAGCGCCGTCGCGGAGATCGTGGCGACGCTCACGGGGCGCGCCGCGGAAACCCTCGATCCCAATGCGCCATTGACGAGACTCGGAGTTGATTCCCTCCGCGGTGTGCAATTGAAGACGATGCTGGAAGAGGAATTCGACATCGCGATACGAATGGCAAATATTTTTGGAAGCCCCACCGTTCGCAGGCTTGCGGCGATGCTGCTGACCCAAATTACTCGTGAGTCGAACGCGCGCGTGAGCGCGCAATGCCAGGCCACACTGGAAGCGCCAACAAAGTCCCAAGACACGACGCACGAAGAGAGTCGCCCGAACGAGACACTTCGCAAGATCGAACGAGAGCTCGCGGAGATCGAGGCGCAGGACGATGACTGA
- a CDS encoding acyltransferase domain-containing protein, whose translation MTEAHELGDADRVLTTLRKLRTRVDALREPIAVIGLRMRLPPEDGSSERFWSMLVDAREAPRTIPRGRWQGEATSHVASLLDDVERFDAAFFGMTAAEACVMDPRQRMLLEVAWEALEVAGLPMAQLGRCGVYVGVTSPGEFFPTPSSAPASSAPFITTGKMVGAAAGRISHFLGATSPSLVIDTACSASLVAVHLAMTDLRARSCDVALCGGVNVIFSSEFLTEIEGAGIPAADDRCRPFDATASGVGLGEGCGFVVLKRLSDAVKDGDVVWAILRGSAVNHNGASDGLSAPNPDAQELVIREALRAARTAPRHVQYVEAHGTATTLGDPIEVEALSRVFADRCQPLRIGSVKSNIGHLLGAAGIASLIKTILAIRHRKLPPSLHFETPNPHIPWEHIPIRVQAELSDWPNPGEPLIAGVSAFGQSGTNAHVVVSEPPPETTAEPGKPEAANPPERVLVLSAKTPKALRNAARAVSEWLGMGPTPPATEDDIGYTAALRRTHHDHRLAVLGRDAGEWRDVLAAYAGGRTSAGAISGVVNGGRSPRIVFVFPGQGGQWAGMGRELLRHDPVFRHELEACDAAIRRHAPFSVKSELETMSASRLDDLEVLQPVLFAVMSSLAAVWRSWGIEPDAVVGHSLGEVAAAYVAGRLALDDGARIICLRSRLLKGGATGGAMLLLELGRRDTTQAIASFGDRVTIAASNGPRSTVVAGDTATISELKGLLERNGVSSRPIKNVQGASHSRFVDALRAPLLDGLSGISPRPGTVKFWSTAVKEQPASLDNAYWWKNLRQPVRFAERIEELAKGGYDVFVEVSPHPVLIGPMTEIFQELEASAVAVGTLRREKPEQATLLAALGSVHCAGGAVNWKKLYPAHRRVCTLPTYSWEQTRYWPTAHQTGERATQALAVARSVRYPFVATQLAISPGDTHVAQASVDLRDTSFAYLRDHTIHESARFPMSGFLEMVIEAVHTLLGARRFVIEDMDLTGPTLTLGDDGATTLQITLRQESRGYRFEVASRVRHGPWVPHTTGHIAPDNEKPPRKLDLAALREGCSSTVDGEQIYERLADRHAHFGPRFKALDSLAGGLDFILGRFVSERALSLNVGQHYAHPALVEAAFHSFAALADSRAPDTLPRPVRLGRVRVTGHRHEAAWVQTSRPEDGSTDFEACLKIVSADGDVLLDFERAQMRPVDPKSAVFDAGEEKDGIEFGLVTLGWQREPTRSRIPTGRSECWLVVAEGQLGELVRAKLPRTYRVVTAKSGKSLARISENSYEVDRGEFEQVRALLKEAFGSTGPDRVIFVRDLAAEGEAIPRLEPAMRDARHIQRLVQSVVRTGWANTPRLYLVARSNQPVAEDVTRPEDALVWGIGVILHRQLPELACTVVDWGLTETLDALVDELRAHEPVHRVALRQGQRWVPRAMPLRLNRRSSGIRLDPIDRARLDIASVDRALLLPSRDAHLLSDRTYLVAAALGGAELARRLAARGARHVVVLVPRGRAEQISAPVLQGVDVRVVELAADDRDELHDALVELSRQIPPLAGIVHATTAGTDTGIVDRDDVLRDMKPSLRAVWNLHELTLEQPLEFFTTLFLTSDVFGAPNQADFGAMMAFLNAFTHYRIARGLPAQSVACEAWRLEDLSPMPDSSAAPLELLQLALGSSVPLLLSESFAELWMDAQRVDGTTNFASQLRRVQGDDRAQLVLRTLLEILSSITGTPMGDISSDAPLQSVLDSLGVIGLRQAVEQTFDLKVSVVSLFAQPTIRSFAMWCTERLCT comes from the coding sequence ATGACTGAGGCGCACGAGTTGGGTGACGCCGACCGGGTCCTGACCACGCTGCGAAAGTTGCGGACGCGGGTCGACGCTTTGCGCGAGCCGATTGCCGTCATTGGCCTCAGGATGCGCCTTCCCCCGGAGGACGGCAGCAGCGAGCGTTTCTGGTCGATGCTCGTCGACGCGCGCGAAGCGCCGCGGACCATTCCTCGCGGACGTTGGCAGGGGGAGGCGACGTCGCACGTTGCCTCACTCCTCGACGATGTGGAGAGGTTCGATGCGGCGTTCTTTGGGATGACCGCGGCGGAAGCCTGCGTGATGGATCCGCGGCAGCGGATGCTCCTCGAGGTGGCGTGGGAGGCCCTCGAGGTCGCGGGGCTGCCCATGGCGCAGCTCGGTCGCTGCGGCGTCTACGTCGGGGTCACCTCCCCAGGCGAATTTTTTCCCACTCCCTCGAGCGCCCCGGCTTCGTCGGCTCCGTTCATCACGACCGGAAAGATGGTCGGAGCGGCCGCCGGGCGTATCTCGCATTTCCTCGGAGCAACCTCGCCGAGTCTCGTCATCGACACGGCGTGCTCTGCATCCCTCGTTGCCGTGCATCTTGCGATGACCGATCTCCGTGCACGTTCCTGCGACGTCGCGCTTTGCGGCGGCGTCAACGTCATTTTCTCATCGGAATTTCTCACGGAGATCGAGGGGGCCGGTATCCCTGCCGCCGACGACCGATGCAGGCCTTTCGATGCCACCGCGAGTGGCGTCGGGCTAGGGGAGGGCTGCGGCTTCGTCGTTCTCAAGCGTCTGTCGGACGCCGTGAAGGATGGAGACGTCGTGTGGGCCATCCTCCGCGGCTCGGCAGTCAACCACAATGGTGCCTCGGACGGTCTCTCGGCTCCCAATCCCGACGCTCAGGAGCTCGTGATTCGCGAAGCACTCCGTGCGGCACGGACGGCACCGCGGCACGTGCAGTACGTCGAAGCACACGGAACGGCAACGACGCTTGGCGACCCGATCGAGGTCGAGGCTTTGTCGCGCGTCTTTGCCGATCGTTGCCAACCGCTGCGTATCGGCTCCGTCAAGTCCAACATTGGGCATTTGCTCGGCGCGGCGGGGATCGCGAGCCTCATCAAGACGATCCTGGCCATTCGTCATCGAAAGCTACCGCCCAGCCTCCACTTCGAAACGCCGAACCCACACATCCCGTGGGAGCACATTCCGATAAGGGTTCAGGCGGAGCTGTCCGATTGGCCCAACCCTGGCGAACCCCTCATTGCAGGTGTCAGTGCTTTTGGGCAAAGTGGAACGAACGCCCATGTCGTCGTGAGCGAGCCGCCTCCTGAGACGACCGCCGAACCAGGGAAACCCGAAGCCGCCAACCCGCCCGAGCGCGTGCTCGTTCTCTCCGCCAAGACACCGAAAGCCCTCCGCAACGCGGCCCGCGCGGTGTCCGAGTGGCTCGGGATGGGCCCGACGCCGCCAGCGACCGAGGACGACATTGGGTATACCGCCGCCCTGCGGCGGACACATCACGATCATCGGCTGGCGGTGCTGGGACGCGATGCTGGCGAATGGCGGGATGTGCTCGCGGCGTATGCAGGGGGGCGAACCTCGGCGGGAGCCATTTCTGGCGTCGTGAATGGCGGGCGTTCGCCCCGCATCGTGTTCGTCTTTCCCGGACAAGGTGGACAATGGGCCGGGATGGGGCGCGAGCTTCTACGCCACGATCCCGTTTTTCGCCACGAGCTCGAGGCCTGCGATGCGGCGATCCGAAGGCACGCTCCGTTTTCGGTGAAGTCCGAACTCGAGACCATGTCGGCGTCACGCCTCGATGATCTGGAGGTGCTCCAGCCGGTCCTGTTTGCCGTCATGTCCAGTCTCGCCGCGGTTTGGCGTTCGTGGGGCATCGAACCCGACGCCGTCGTCGGCCACAGCTTGGGCGAGGTCGCAGCAGCCTACGTCGCTGGGCGACTTGCTCTCGACGATGGGGCCCGGATCATCTGTCTACGCAGCCGTCTGCTCAAAGGCGGGGCGACCGGCGGCGCGATGCTCCTCCTCGAGCTCGGCAGGCGAGATACGACACAGGCGATCGCCTCGTTCGGCGATCGCGTAACCATCGCCGCCAGCAACGGTCCGCGAAGTACCGTCGTGGCAGGCGATACCGCAACGATCTCCGAATTGAAGGGGCTTCTCGAACGAAACGGCGTCTCGTCACGCCCGATCAAAAACGTCCAAGGCGCATCGCACAGCCGATTCGTGGATGCGCTACGGGCACCGCTGCTGGATGGTCTCTCGGGAATTTCGCCCCGCCCCGGAACCGTGAAGTTCTGGTCGACCGCCGTGAAAGAGCAGCCAGCCTCCCTCGATAACGCATATTGGTGGAAGAACCTCCGCCAACCCGTCCGCTTCGCCGAGCGGATCGAAGAATTGGCAAAGGGCGGGTACGACGTCTTCGTGGAAGTGAGTCCGCACCCGGTGCTGATTGGACCGATGACCGAGATTTTCCAAGAACTCGAGGCATCGGCCGTCGCCGTGGGAACCCTGCGCCGAGAGAAACCGGAGCAAGCGACGTTGCTCGCGGCACTTGGCAGCGTCCATTGCGCCGGCGGTGCGGTCAACTGGAAGAAGCTCTACCCCGCACACCGCCGGGTATGCACATTGCCGACGTATTCGTGGGAACAAACGCGGTATTGGCCAACGGCCCACCAGACTGGAGAAAGGGCCACACAAGCCCTCGCAGTCGCACGCAGCGTGCGCTATCCTTTCGTCGCCACGCAACTGGCCATCTCTCCGGGTGACACGCACGTTGCGCAGGCATCGGTCGATCTACGGGACACAAGCTTCGCCTACCTACGCGATCACACGATCCACGAGTCGGCTCGGTTTCCGATGTCCGGGTTTCTCGAAATGGTGATCGAGGCGGTCCATACGCTCCTCGGAGCTCGAAGGTTCGTGATCGAGGACATGGATCTCACTGGACCAACTTTGACGTTGGGGGACGATGGTGCGACGACGCTCCAGATCACGCTGAGGCAGGAGTCGAGAGGGTATCGATTCGAGGTCGCCTCGCGTGTTCGTCACGGTCCGTGGGTGCCTCACACCACGGGACACATTGCTCCGGACAACGAGAAACCACCCCGAAAGCTCGATCTTGCCGCTCTCAGAGAAGGCTGTTCGAGCACCGTGGACGGTGAGCAAATCTACGAAAGGCTTGCCGACCGCCACGCACACTTTGGCCCGCGATTCAAAGCCCTGGACTCGCTGGCCGGAGGTCTGGATTTCATTCTCGGCCGATTCGTAAGCGAACGCGCGTTGTCACTGAATGTGGGACAGCATTATGCGCACCCCGCCCTGGTCGAAGCAGCGTTTCACAGCTTTGCTGCTTTGGCCGACTCCCGTGCGCCGGATACGTTGCCTCGGCCCGTTCGGCTTGGCCGCGTGCGGGTTACGGGCCATCGCCATGAGGCCGCGTGGGTTCAAACGAGCCGTCCGGAAGATGGCTCGACGGACTTCGAGGCTTGCCTGAAGATTGTCTCTGCCGACGGTGATGTGCTTCTCGATTTCGAGCGCGCGCAAATGCGGCCGGTCGATCCCAAAAGCGCCGTCTTCGATGCTGGCGAGGAGAAAGATGGCATCGAGTTTGGGCTCGTCACACTCGGGTGGCAACGGGAGCCGACGCGGTCGCGCATTCCGACCGGGCGATCCGAGTGTTGGTTGGTCGTGGCAGAAGGCCAGCTCGGAGAACTCGTGCGTGCGAAGCTTCCTCGCACGTACCGCGTGGTCACCGCGAAGTCTGGAAAGTCACTGGCGCGGATCTCTGAAAACTCCTACGAGGTAGACCGTGGAGAATTCGAGCAGGTTCGTGCTCTGCTGAAGGAGGCATTCGGCTCGACAGGGCCGGATCGTGTCATCTTCGTGCGCGACCTCGCCGCGGAAGGTGAAGCGATTCCGAGGCTCGAGCCGGCGATGCGCGACGCCCGGCATATCCAACGACTCGTCCAGAGCGTCGTACGAACGGGATGGGCGAACACGCCTCGACTGTACCTGGTGGCAAGGAGCAATCAGCCCGTGGCCGAAGATGTGACGAGGCCGGAGGACGCACTCGTTTGGGGCATCGGGGTGATCCTGCACAGGCAGCTTCCGGAGCTCGCATGCACGGTCGTCGATTGGGGCCTGACAGAAACGCTCGATGCCCTGGTCGACGAGCTGCGCGCGCACGAGCCCGTGCATCGCGTGGCCCTGCGCCAAGGACAGCGATGGGTTCCGCGTGCGATGCCTCTCCGGTTGAATCGCCGGAGCTCGGGGATCCGGCTCGATCCGATCGATCGCGCGAGGCTCGATATCGCAAGCGTGGACCGGGCGCTGCTCTTGCCATCCCGTGATGCCCATCTTCTTTCGGATCGCACGTACCTCGTTGCCGCGGCCCTGGGCGGGGCGGAACTGGCGCGACGCCTCGCGGCGCGAGGAGCCCGCCACGTCGTGGTCTTGGTTCCAAGGGGGCGCGCCGAACAGATTTCCGCGCCCGTTCTCCAGGGGGTCGACGTTCGCGTCGTCGAGCTCGCCGCCGACGATCGCGATGAACTGCACGATGCGCTCGTCGAACTCTCGCGGCAAATCCCGCCGCTCGCAGGCATCGTCCATGCTACGACCGCCGGCACCGACACGGGCATCGTCGATCGCGACGACGTCCTCCGGGACATGAAGCCGAGCCTGCGAGCCGTATGGAATCTCCACGAGCTGACCTTGGAGCAACCGCTCGAGTTCTTCACGACGCTGTTTCTCACATCGGACGTCTTTGGTGCACCGAATCAGGCTGACTTCGGGGCGATGATGGCGTTCTTGAACGCCTTCACGCACTACCGGATTGCACGCGGGCTGCCCGCCCAAAGCGTCGCCTGCGAAGCGTGGCGCCTCGAAGACCTCTCCCCCATGCCCGATTCATCCGCAGCTCCTTTGGAGCTTCTCCAACTCGCCCTGGGCTCGTCTGTGCCGCTGCTTCTTTCCGAGTCATTTGCGGAACTCTGGATGGATGCGCAGCGGGTCGATGGCACGACCAACTTCGCATCTCAACTCCGGCGCGTTCAAGGCGATGATCGCGCGCAGTTGGTTCTCCGGACCTTATTGGAAATATTGAGTAGCATCACCGGTACCCCTATGGGCGACATCTCGAGCGATGCTCCGTTGCAGTCCGTCTTGGACTCACTGGGTGTCATTGGCCTTCGCCAAGCCGTCGAGCAAACCTTCGACCTCAAAGTCTCCGTGGTCAGTCTCTTTGCTCAGCCGACGATCCGTTCGTTTGCAATGTGGTGCACCGAGCGGCTCTGCACGTAA